The sequence AcgaggaagtcgagtggttttccttttccatcatgGCAACGTACCTGCTCAtacctcagcagttgtggtctcaaaattaatggaattaggTTCCAACTCGTCTGACATCCTTCTATTCTGCAGACTTGGCTTCCTTGGATCGCTCGGACTACTACTTGTTTCCCGAATAGAATACACGGCTGGcgggaaaacaattttattcaacgagaaGGTGATTGCTAAAATGAATGTTTTTTTCAGACTTgggcaaatcctattattcggaagggatcaacaaactagaatgccgttggacgaagtgtataaatATGCCTAATATTCGGCAAATGTTTATTGTCGGAGACCATTCCTTAAAATAATGTTAGAAAATAATAGTAACGGTAGAACTTATAGGCCTATTTCCCAAATTATTGAGCTTTAcggttaaatttttaatttgcccAACCCAGCATGAGCTTACTGCCAAAAGATCTGCAATATGTTATTTGGCTGTTTTTAGTGACTATTGCATTAATCCTTTCTCGACCAATTTCCAGGGCGAGTGTATTTACATTGAGTCTCAAGTCTCTCATCATCCCCATACCATAAAGATACTCTATACATCATTTATTaggtttcatttaaaatatgctGGAGACCATAAAGTCTGCGGTTTCTGAACTTTATTGATCCGCATTTAATTATAaacttacataaataaaaataaacctatTGTTTAAACCGAAATCTATTACTTCGAACCAAGAACGAGCTGGCTTGAATGAATTTACTCGATTTAACACAGATTTAGATAATCCGTTAGCTAAactttttattgcactttttgtttaatcttCCTTCCCTTGATTGTTTGTAAAATCCAACGTACTAACGCAACAGCAACTCCGAGCGCTACAACTACAGCAGCTACAGCCGCTGCGATAACATCCAGTAAATAAAATTGGTACCATTTCAAATCCAAACCAGCAGCGCGTAAATGACGAGCACCTTTGTGGCGTATCACATAATCGATCCAGTAGAGTGCCGTCTCCCGTGGACCCATGGGGCGATCGTGGAAAATTCGCGAGATCCGTTTGGTAGTGTCACGATAGGTGGAGTTGTAGACCAACTGCTGCAGACCATTCTTCAGATCATCACGTGTAAGCGTGTTGAAATCCAAAGTAATGGCATAGCCGCCATGCTCAGCTCTCTTCAAATTTAGATACTATGTGGAGAGGAGAGAAAACATGTCGGGAGATAATAATTATAGatacattatattatataaatatttgatatGTATTTCAATGTACAGTCCAAAGTAATAGCAGCTTTCTAAAAATATGTAGGCGTTTCGAGTGATGTCAACTACTGATTATCAATCTATGATAAAAAACCTCTTATAATTGTATTTGAGGAAGTTATTCGAAATGCTGTAAtagcatattgaaaaaatataccgACTGAAGACTTAAATCGCCTGATTTTAGTCTAAACTGAATCTTGAATAAAAAGTGACAAAGTTTGTCAAAAGAATATGTTTCTCATTCTTCTTATTCAAAACATCTTCCTCTTATTAGAAGCTCTGTTTACTTTAAAGCGCACATCGAACGTTTGAATAACTTTATCTTATATTAAAATTACCTGATCGCAATAAAAGGGCATGCCAAGCATTGGCACGGCATGATACACGGCTTCTTGTGTGCCAAAGAGCCCACCGTGAGCGATGAAAACTCGCACATTAGGATGTGCCAAGATATCATTTTGTggcatccatttttttatcataacattttttggtaaatttgcaATGCTATCATTTTCGAATTTCCATAAGACACGTTGTTTCAGTTGACGGAATACGTCAAGGAAAATTTGTAGCTTTTCTGGAGGCATATCCTTACTCTGAACTTGAGTGCCCAAACTGAAGTAAATTACGCCATTTTCTGATTCATCCAAAAATTTCTGTAGATCAGTGGAAAGTGGCTTTGGTGGATAAATATGTATGCCCCCGACATTGATCATGCTATCTATTGTGGGACCGGCCGATGATAGCGGTGTATAGTTATTAATTAATATAGCAGAGAGATTCTTATCCATAGCCGAGACACTTGGGAACTTAACTGTGGAAGAGGTGAAAATAAAGCACATCGGTTAACTTCTTCATTACATTCATGCCTGCGAAATATTTTCAGTGTCTTACTCGGTAAATGCCCAAAGTATTTTTTCACCAGGTCATCCATTTTCGGAAAGGTTTTAAATTCTCGATAGAGGTCATAATATAATGAGTGGTAAGTATTTTGTACACGTGCCCAGAAAGTCATGTGCTCAGTTAGTGGTAGAAAACTGTGAGGCACATATGAAAAAGGTGATATTATGCCAAACATTTGGCTCATATAAGGGTTTTGGGCAAATGTTGCGGAGCTAATTACAGGTATATTGTAAACGTGGGCCAATGCTAAGAATGCGTCTTGATAGAATTGTTCTACCAATAATAAATCATATACACCCTCGGTTTGTTTGGCATTGATGATATTCTGCACTTTGGGCTGTTTGAGCGCATGCTCTGTACAGGCTATCCCTATTATGTGCAGCATATCCATGAAGAGTGACATATCGTTTTTAAATTCATAGATGGAGACTTCACCGAACTCGTCCCGTACtgcaatggaaaatattttaaaatgttaaatatttgatATTCGTCACAAAAATGCACCATCTTTCCAGTAATCGTATTCCGGTTCAATAAGTATCTCTGTGTAGTTGCTGCCCAATTTAAGTGGTTCTAGTGTTAGTCCAGTTATCATGGTGACCTATTGATTATTTGGTagagaaattagtttaattTCATTGACTATAATTTAGATAAAATGAAAGTTCTACCTGATGGCCATGTTTAACCAACTCGCTAATCAGCGCACGATGCATCATGTAGTGACTTTTGCCAGGAAATGAGTACACAGCGAGTATTTTCGCGCCATCTGTAGAAGGTGCTTGGACAACTAGAAAAACCAGTGCCAGTAtgggaaaaacgatttttgaaagcTTGttggaagttaaaaaaaattaacaaatattatGCATAAACATGTGTTCAAGTATGTAAGTTAGCTTATTGAtagaattataatatataaaatcagTTATGCTAGTATCCACATATGGGTACACTAACCTGTGTGGGTGGCTGACAATTTCCCCACGAGAAAAATCACCTAGTTGTTAactgattatcatttgttcaGGTCTTAGGAAAcaactacaataaaattattcaatttttcttttaactataaaaaatatagctttttaaaaaagggccatggttttaatttttggggaaaaataaatttttttatattaaaaaattaagtatatgtGACCATATATATATCTATTAAACAAATCAAATGTATAGGAAAACATCTATTTTAACTTTCTTGCGTTatcagttttttaatttaatatctttAAAAGCCTTGCcgattttttatacattcatacgtTTGATTGCGAACGGTGtatgtacaaaacaaacaaaatcatTTTGCGTTTGATGCTGCTATCGTGCACACGCTTGTTATTAGCTCTACTGCCAGCAaggtaattataaaaatgctttgaaaattagaGGATCATGAAATATAACAACCTTTAACTACGTTCCGATATTTCTGACTTAGAATATGAATCGGGCGAATATCACCTGGCTAGTAATTTATTAGATGTGCTTGAGAAcaattaaagatttttattaGAAGAGTTTTCCCGAGAAGGTCCGAATGAGGTAAGCAGGATATAGATGTTGGCAAGGATGCGAGTTCGGGAAAATGGATATAGTAGAGAGCCTTTCAGTTGATGGGAAAGTTCAAGAAAGGGCTGTTTTCTAATCTTCACAGGTACCATTGAAAAAGGCTGACCAAATTGGTTGGAAAAAAGCTTCTTGAACCACTCCAAAGACTACTTTTATTGAAACGTACCCAAAGAAATCTTTTCTATCCAAAAGAATTGAaagtattgaatttttaaagctacCCGTTAAAAACTTGCAGCGgaagaatatttaattaaatctttcaatatttaatttctattttagcgCATTGACGAAGGCTTCCATGTTGGTTAGTCGGCGACAGGAGGTCAGAAAGTTATTGCACGTCGCAAACTACTGCCCCAAGCATACGAACGTATTTTCGCGAAAATCGATATTAAAGCAAAACGCGCAAAGTCttatagtcaaaaaaaaaaaaaatactaataattaatttaacaaCTAGAGCATTAACAaactttaaatatacatatatatatattatatagagtagaatggggtaagataggtcatttttttttggagagctcttgctacggtgtttttgcattgattttgaaaaataagcaagattttgaaaggttatttatctgctaacattttggttatactgacttatgtttggctaaatattttggaagctgcattcaataagacaaaggtactttttttcgatattttcaaaatcggggggcacgataggtcactatatgtgaggggaaaagaacaatgcacatggcttggaaattaacgttttaccatttatttatagagtatgaacactgcacatgttataaaagttaggaatttttctttaattcatcacgcgagcacgtaatgtttcgaacggaattttaaattgtttcgagggtgatcgaacactagcgccatctcggactgccgcgattgcgttttttacgtcctcttcacttcgttttggTGTTtgtcgcacataattacgcaccattttgctgcaaaaacaattaaaatttattttattca is a genomic window of Anastrepha ludens isolate Willacy chromosome 6, idAnaLude1.1, whole genome shotgun sequence containing:
- the LOC128866748 gene encoding UDP-glucosyltransferase 2-like isoform X1; the encoded protein is MYVNICQLSKIVFPILALVFLVVQAPSTDGAKILAVYSFPGKSHYMMHRALISELVKHGHQVTMITGLTLEPLKLGSNYTEILIEPEYDYWKDVRDEFGEVSIYEFKNDMSLFMDMLHIIGIACTEHALKQPKVQNIINAKQTEGVYDLLLVEQFYQDAFLALAHVYNIPVISSATFAQNPYMSQMFGIISPFSYVPHSFLPLTEHMTFWARVQNTYHSLYYDLYREFKTFPKMDDLVKKYFGHLPIKFPSVSAMDKNLSAILINNYTPLSSAGPTIDSMINVGGIHIYPPKPLSTDLQKFLDESENGVIYFSLGTQVQSKDMPPEKLQIFLDVFRQLKQRVLWKFENDSIANLPKNVMIKKWMPQNDILAHPNVRVFIAHGGLFGTQEAVYHAVPMLGMPFYCDQYLNLKRAEHGGYAITLDFNTLTRDDLKNGLQQLVYNSTYRDTTKRISRIFHDRPMGPRETALYWIDYVIRHKGARHLRAAGLDLKWYQFYLLDVIAAAVAAVVVALGVAVALVRWILQTIKGRKIKQKVQ
- the LOC128866748 gene encoding UDP-glucosyltransferase 2-like isoform X2, which gives rise to MLSKIVFPILALVFLVVQAPSTDGAKILAVYSFPGKSHYMMHRALISELVKHGHQVTMITGLTLEPLKLGSNYTEILIEPEYDYWKDVRDEFGEVSIYEFKNDMSLFMDMLHIIGIACTEHALKQPKVQNIINAKQTEGVYDLLLVEQFYQDAFLALAHVYNIPVISSATFAQNPYMSQMFGIISPFSYVPHSFLPLTEHMTFWARVQNTYHSLYYDLYREFKTFPKMDDLVKKYFGHLPIKFPSVSAMDKNLSAILINNYTPLSSAGPTIDSMINVGGIHIYPPKPLSTDLQKFLDESENGVIYFSLGTQVQSKDMPPEKLQIFLDVFRQLKQRVLWKFENDSIANLPKNVMIKKWMPQNDILAHPNVRVFIAHGGLFGTQEAVYHAVPMLGMPFYCDQYLNLKRAEHGGYAITLDFNTLTRDDLKNGLQQLVYNSTYRDTTKRISRIFHDRPMGPRETALYWIDYVIRHKGARHLRAAGLDLKWYQFYLLDVIAAAVAAVVVALGVAVALVRWILQTIKGRKIKQKVQ
- the LOC128866748 gene encoding UDP-glucosyltransferase 2-like isoform X4, which gives rise to MMHRALISELVKHGHQVTMITGLTLEPLKLGSNYTEILIEPEYDYWKDVRDEFGEVSIYEFKNDMSLFMDMLHIIGIACTEHALKQPKVQNIINAKQTEGVYDLLLVEQFYQDAFLALAHVYNIPVISSATFAQNPYMSQMFGIISPFSYVPHSFLPLTEHMTFWARVQNTYHSLYYDLYREFKTFPKMDDLVKKYFGHLPIKFPSVSAMDKNLSAILINNYTPLSSAGPTIDSMINVGGIHIYPPKPLSTDLQKFLDESENGVIYFSLGTQVQSKDMPPEKLQIFLDVFRQLKQRVLWKFENDSIANLPKNVMIKKWMPQNDILAHPNVRVFIAHGGLFGTQEAVYHAVPMLGMPFYCDQYLNLKRAEHGGYAITLDFNTLTRDDLKNGLQQLVYNSTYRDTTKRISRIFHDRPMGPRETALYWIDYVIRHKGARHLRAAGLDLKWYQFYLLDVIAAAVAAVVVALGVAVALVRWILQTIKGRKIKQKVQ